Proteins from a genomic interval of bacterium:
- a CDS encoding cation diffusion facilitator family transporter, which produces MNRVRPGAPDSKLPYLEGWGSIALNCLLFAAKYAVGLATGSVAITADAWHTLSDSVTSILVLAGVKVSRKPADAAHPFGHGRAEPVASLVIGVLLAMVAVFFGGDAVHRLIDGRRAEYGAAAIWVTAASVVIKEAMARFSSWAGRKTGYTALKADAWHHRSDALSSLVILAGILFGGAFWWVDGVLGLLVSLMILHAAYAIFREVLGPLLGEAPSPELLGRLRDICARGPEPSVVPHHVHLHEYGSHTELTFHIRLPGDTSLERAHALATGLERAVERELGMTATVHLEPASAPEARE; this is translated from the coding sequence ATGAACAGGGTCAGGCCGGGCGCGCCCGATTCCAAGCTCCCCTACCTGGAGGGTTGGGGCTCGATCGCTCTGAACTGCCTGCTCTTCGCCGCCAAGTACGCGGTGGGGTTGGCGACGGGTTCGGTGGCGATCACCGCCGATGCCTGGCATACCCTCTCCGATTCGGTGACCTCCATCCTGGTCCTGGCCGGAGTCAAGGTTTCCCGCAAGCCGGCCGACGCCGCCCACCCCTTCGGGCACGGCCGCGCCGAGCCCGTCGCCTCGCTGGTGATAGGCGTTCTTTTGGCCATGGTCGCGGTGTTTTTCGGGGGGGACGCCGTCCACCGCCTCATCGACGGGCGCCGGGCCGAATACGGGGCGGCGGCGATCTGGGTGACGGCGGCATCGGTCGTGATCAAGGAAGCCATGGCCCGGTTTTCCTCCTGGGCGGGGAGGAAAACCGGCTATACCGCGCTCAAGGCCGACGCCTGGCACCATCGCAGCGACGCGCTTTCCTCCCTGGTGATCCTGGCGGGGATACTCTTCGGGGGGGCGTTCTGGTGGGTGGACGGAGTCCTGGGACTGCTGGTCTCCCTGATGATCCTTCATGCCGCTTACGCTATCTTCCGGGAAGTGCTGGGTCCGCTCTTGGGCGAAGCGCCGTCCCCGGAACTGCTGGGGCGTCTCCGGGACATCTGCGCCCGGGGGCCGGAACCGTCGGTGGTCCCCCACCACGTTCATCTCCACGAATACGGTTCCCACACCGAACTCACCTTTCACATCCGCCTGCCCGGCGACACCTCGCTGGAACGCGCCCACGCTCTGGCTACCGGCCTGGAGCGCGCCGTGGAACGGGAGCTGGGAATGACCGCTACCGTCCATCTCGAGCCGGCGTCGGCGCCCGAGGCGCGGGAGTGA
- a CDS encoding cyclic nucleotide-binding domain-containing protein — MDPEAVSLKYLREHCLFGGITDDKIKAILPLMEEVSFAAGSDILSQGEFGDRIYFILKGSVEVLKDHGDGTLQRLDIIPEGETIGEMEVLEPERGAATIRALEPIQALSLSNACLYHVFREDPATFTLIILNLARLIVRRMRKLQERVIG; from the coding sequence ATGGACCCGGAAGCGGTCAGTCTTAAATACCTGCGCGAACACTGCCTCTTCGGGGGCATCACCGACGACAAGATCAAGGCGATCCTGCCCCTGATGGAAGAGGTCTCCTTCGCGGCCGGAAGCGACATCCTCAGCCAGGGAGAGTTCGGCGATCGGATCTATTTCATCCTCAAGGGGTCGGTGGAGGTGCTCAAGGACCACGGCGACGGCACGCTCCAGCGGCTGGACATCATTCCCGAGGGCGAAACCATCGGGGAGATGGAGGTCCTGGAACCGGAGCGGGGCGCGGCGACGATCCGGGCACTGGAACCGATCCAGGCCCTTTCCCTTTCCAATGCCTGCCTCTACCACGTTTTTCGGGAAGACCCCGCGACCTTCACCCTGATCATCCTCAACCTGGCCCGCCTGATCGTGCGCCGGATGCGCAAGCTCCAGGAGCGGGTGATCGGATAA
- a CDS encoding efflux RND transporter periplasmic adaptor subunit, whose product MRSNAETASSRGARLRTWAVALVLLAGATVASWRLIVTKPRPQVRPPTERVFLVDTVALEPGEETVFVRSSGTVIPALAVDLQARVTGELVEINPSFQPGGRLRKGETAARIDPRDYGLAVERARADVVRAEEEYRMEQGRQDIARHEWSLLGEGTETTELDRELALRQPQLRQAEASLSAARASLRQAELDLERTDVTAPFNCVVLERDADPGSQVSTQTVLGRLAGTDEFWVTLQLAVGDLAWVEVGDRVELTPAGLESTGMKWEGSVIRKQADLEKEGRLARVLVSVPEPLEDPGRRLLLGMYVRARIHGRTLEGIYAVPRPALRGSDSVWLVGSDGRLDIRPVEVIWAGPERALIRGEIDPGALMVVSDLASPVAGMLLKNNIPSPGAAR is encoded by the coding sequence ATGAGAAGTAATGCCGAAACCGCGTCGTCCCGCGGCGCCCGCCTGCGAACCTGGGCGGTCGCGCTCGTTCTCCTGGCCGGAGCCACGGTCGCTTCCTGGAGACTGATCGTCACCAAGCCCCGGCCGCAGGTTCGGCCCCCGACGGAGCGGGTATTCCTGGTCGATACCGTCGCCCTCGAACCGGGGGAGGAGACCGTGTTCGTCCGGTCGTCGGGAACGGTCATTCCCGCCCTGGCCGTGGATCTCCAGGCCCGGGTCACGGGCGAACTGGTGGAGATAAACCCCTCCTTTCAACCGGGGGGACGGCTGCGGAAGGGAGAGACGGCGGCGCGGATCGACCCCCGGGACTACGGCCTCGCGGTCGAGCGCGCCCGCGCCGACGTGGTCCGGGCCGAGGAAGAGTACCGGATGGAACAGGGGCGGCAGGATATCGCCCGGCACGAGTGGTCGCTGCTGGGCGAGGGGACCGAAACCACCGAGCTGGACCGGGAACTGGCCCTCCGCCAACCCCAGCTCCGCCAGGCCGAGGCTTCCCTGAGCGCCGCCCGGGCCTCTCTGCGCCAGGCCGAACTCGACCTGGAACGGACCGACGTGACCGCGCCCTTCAACTGCGTGGTCCTGGAGCGGGACGCCGATCCGGGTTCCCAGGTTTCGACGCAGACCGTGCTCGGCCGTTTGGCGGGCACCGACGAGTTCTGGGTTACGCTGCAGCTCGCGGTCGGCGACCTGGCCTGGGTCGAGGTCGGCGACCGGGTCGAGCTGACGCCCGCGGGCCTGGAAAGCACGGGGATGAAATGGGAGGGTTCCGTGATCCGGAAACAGGCGGACCTGGAGAAAGAAGGCCGGCTGGCCCGGGTCCTGGTTTCGGTCCCCGAGCCTTTGGAGGACCCCGGGCGGCGGCTGTTGCTGGGGATGTACGTCCGCGCCCGGATCCACGGGCGCACCCTGGAAGGGATTTACGCCGTGCCCCGTCCGGCCCTGCGCGGGTCCGACAGCGTCTGGCTGGTCGGTTCCGACGGCCGCCTGGATATACGGCCGGTGGAAGTGATCTGGGCGGGGCCCGAGCGGGCCCTGATCCGGGGAGAGATCGACCCCGGCGCCCTCATGGTGGTGAGCGACCTGGCCTCGCCGGTGGCGGGGATGCTGCTTAAAAACAATATACCCAGCCCGGGGGCGGCGCGGTGA
- a CDS encoding efflux transporter outer membrane subunit — protein MSGSRGSRAIRWLWLAAAAWAPLSCSFLPEREGPAEPEVPEAFSVSGGGAAAPEAWWEDFDSPELSRLVSEAFSGSFSLRQVEARLRQARAAAGIAGSELYPSLSAEVEGGATRARTGSSGERVTATTEQYSAALAASYEIDLWGRVRSTARAADADVAAASWDLDAARVSLAAALADRWLNVVELKARRTLVEEQLKSNRTYLDLLRLRQTKGLATALAVFQQEQIVAGTAALIPSLQAQLETNTHDLAVLTGRPPRSDLGLAVDSLPSLTPLPAVGLPSELLERRPDIRAALARLEAADWEVAAARANRLPALSLTGSAGFRSNEFDDLFSNWFAGFVAGLVAPLVDGGRRSAEAARSEAVSDERLSSYRETVLTALGEVENALARESRQDEYIRSLDRQLAAARNAFSEAMLRYRKGDIEYLDVLASLSSVQGLERQVLSARRDLLLYRVGLYRSLGGGWEPVPENENGEKDEK, from the coding sequence ATGAGCGGTTCGCGCGGGAGTCGGGCCATCCGGTGGTTATGGTTGGCGGCGGCGGCCTGGGCGCCGCTGTCCTGCTCGTTCCTCCCCGAACGAGAAGGCCCCGCGGAGCCCGAGGTTCCCGAAGCCTTCAGCGTTTCCGGCGGCGGCGCGGCCGCTCCCGAGGCCTGGTGGGAGGATTTCGACAGTCCTGAGCTTTCCCGCCTGGTGAGCGAGGCTTTCTCCGGCAGTTTCAGTCTCCGCCAGGTGGAGGCGCGCCTGCGCCAGGCGCGGGCCGCCGCCGGCATCGCCGGCTCCGAACTGTATCCGTCTCTGAGCGCCGAAGTCGAGGGCGGGGCCACCCGGGCCCGGACCGGAAGTTCGGGAGAAAGGGTGACGGCCACCACCGAGCAGTATTCAGCCGCTCTGGCCGCCAGTTACGAGATCGATCTCTGGGGAAGAGTCCGTTCCACCGCCCGCGCCGCCGACGCCGACGTCGCCGCCGCCTCCTGGGACCTGGACGCGGCCCGGGTTTCCCTGGCCGCCGCGCTCGCCGACCGCTGGCTGAACGTGGTGGAGCTGAAAGCCCGGCGGACGCTGGTGGAGGAGCAGCTGAAAAGCAACCGGACCTACCTGGACCTCCTGCGGCTGCGGCAGACCAAGGGGCTGGCCACGGCGTTGGCCGTCTTTCAACAGGAGCAGATCGTAGCCGGTACCGCGGCCCTGATCCCGTCGCTGCAGGCCCAGCTGGAGACCAACACCCATGACCTGGCGGTTCTGACCGGCCGGCCTCCCCGCTCCGACCTCGGCCTCGCCGTCGACTCGCTTCCTTCCCTCACCCCCCTGCCGGCGGTGGGCCTCCCCTCCGAACTCCTGGAACGGCGCCCCGATATCCGGGCCGCCCTGGCGCGCCTGGAGGCCGCGGATTGGGAAGTGGCGGCGGCGCGGGCCAACCGGCTGCCCGCGCTCTCCCTGACTGGCTCGGCCGGGTTCCGTTCGAACGAATTCGACGATCTCTTCAGCAATTGGTTCGCCGGGTTCGTCGCCGGCCTGGTCGCGCCCCTGGTGGACGGCGGGCGCCGCTCCGCCGAGGCCGCCAGGAGCGAAGCGGTTTCGGACGAACGCCTTTCCTCCTACCGGGAGACGGTGCTGACCGCCCTGGGGGAGGTCGAAAACGCCCTGGCCCGGGAATCCCGGCAGGACGAATATATCCGCTCCCTGGACCGGCAGCTGGCGGCGGCCCGGAACGCTTTTTCCGAGGCGATGTTGCGCTACCGCAAGGGGGATATCGAATACCTGGACGTATTAGCTTCCCTCAGTTCCGTCCAGGGGCTGGAGCGACAGGTTCTTTCCGCCCGCCGCGACCTCCTGCTGTACCGGGTCGGCCTGTACCGGTCCCTGGGCGGAGGCTGGGAACCGGTCCCCGAGAACGAAAATGGAGAAAAAGATGAGAAGTAA
- a CDS encoding CerR family C-terminal domain-containing protein, with the protein MTTMHATTRKRVLEAACRLFAEKGYRGATIAAICRSAGANIAAVNYYFGNKAGLYEAAWEYADSRAREIYGGPGEAEDPRAVVMGHIRRLVLMIFDPGPGGWLPRLVRRDLATGGELTMRMYARFIAPRFRRLEEAVAALLGASREHFEVRCVSGYIQSMCVFLNIGIKARRHFFGAETPGSDQVERMIRNMQEFATGGLGRFAAPFDLPGEGGGGGRGPES; encoded by the coding sequence ATGACGACGATGCATGCCACCACCAGGAAGAGAGTGCTCGAAGCCGCCTGCCGCCTGTTCGCGGAAAAGGGATACCGGGGAGCGACGATCGCGGCCATCTGCCGCTCGGCCGGGGCCAACATCGCCGCCGTCAACTACTATTTCGGGAATAAAGCCGGCCTTTACGAAGCCGCCTGGGAATATGCCGATTCCCGGGCCCGGGAAATCTACGGGGGGCCGGGCGAGGCCGAGGACCCCCGGGCGGTGGTTATGGGGCACATCCGGCGTCTGGTGCTGATGATCTTCGATCCGGGGCCGGGGGGATGGCTCCCCCGCCTCGTCCGCAGGGACCTGGCCACCGGGGGCGAATTGACCATGCGCATGTATGCGCGCTTCATCGCGCCCCGGTTTCGCCGCCTGGAAGAGGCGGTGGCGGCCCTGTTGGGGGCTTCCCGCGAGCACTTCGAAGTGCGCTGCGTCAGCGGATACATCCAGAGCATGTGCGTTTTCCTCAATATCGGGATCAAGGCCCGCCGTCATTTTTTCGGGGCCGAAACGCCCGGTTCCGACCAGGTCGAACGGATGATCCGCAACATGCAGGAATTCGCCACGGGCGGCCTGGGCCGGTTTGCCGCTCCTTTCGATCTTCCGGGCGAGGGGGGGGGCGGAGGGAGGGGACCGGAGTCATGA
- a CDS encoding HlyD family efflux transporter periplasmic adaptor subunit: MGKLIGAAALLAVLAGCSGEGTAYFQGYVEGEFVYVASPRGGRLLELAVARGDTVGAGRTLFVLESSPEDDQRAQAQAQLDSARSQLEDKKKGLRPHEIAALEAQVGQNAAGAEIARLEKERLEPLHEKNFVSDNDYDQARLTHVQAVEAVAQSREQVAQGRLGAREDQVQAAAAQVRAQEAALAEAVWRLEEKTQFTVQSALVFDTLYRVGEYVAPGNPVVALLPPGNIKIRFFVPEDALRSLKRGLSVRYRLQGDETLREAVVDYISPEAEYTPPVIFSRDNSSKLVYMVEALPAGPIAGLDPGQPLEVYPPASAARE, translated from the coding sequence ATGGGAAAACTGATCGGCGCGGCGGCGTTGCTGGCGGTCTTGGCCGGATGCTCCGGCGAAGGCACGGCTTATTTTCAAGGGTATGTCGAAGGCGAGTTCGTCTACGTGGCTTCTCCCCGGGGGGGCAGGCTTCTGGAACTGGCCGTGGCCCGGGGGGACACGGTGGGGGCGGGGAGAACCCTCTTCGTCCTCGAGTCTTCGCCCGAGGACGACCAGCGGGCGCAGGCGCAGGCTCAGCTCGATTCGGCCCGCTCCCAGCTGGAGGACAAGAAAAAGGGACTGCGGCCCCACGAGATCGCCGCCCTGGAGGCACAGGTCGGGCAGAACGCCGCCGGGGCCGAGATCGCCCGGCTGGAGAAAGAACGCCTGGAGCCCCTGCACGAGAAGAATTTCGTTTCCGACAACGACTACGACCAGGCCCGCCTCACCCACGTCCAGGCCGTCGAGGCCGTGGCCCAGTCCCGGGAGCAGGTAGCCCAGGGGCGCCTCGGCGCCAGGGAAGACCAGGTGCAGGCGGCGGCGGCCCAGGTGCGGGCGCAGGAAGCGGCCCTGGCCGAAGCGGTCTGGCGCCTGGAGGAAAAGACCCAGTTCACGGTCCAGTCGGCGCTGGTATTCGATACCCTGTATCGGGTCGGGGAGTACGTGGCCCCGGGGAATCCGGTGGTGGCCCTGCTCCCTCCCGGGAACATCAAGATCCGTTTCTTCGTCCCCGAGGACGCGCTGCGTTCCCTGAAACGGGGCCTGAGCGTCCGTTACCGTCTCCAGGGGGATGAAACTCTGCGGGAAGCGGTCGTCGACTATATCTCCCCCGAAGCGGAGTATACGCCTCCCGTGATCTTCAGCCGGGACAACTCCAGCAAGCTCGTTTACATGGTCGAAGCGCTCCCGGCCGGCCCGATCGCGGGGCTCGATCCCGGGCAGCCCCTCGAGGTCTACCCGCCGGCCTCGGCGGCCCGGGAATGA
- a CDS encoding sigma 54-interacting transcriptional regulator, whose product MPESTKKHEVRREVEELLLLFELSQVLDRTLDIRDAVEPLLKAVAQRMGLLRGTLTLLNRQNGEISIEAAYGLSPSQRKRGRYRIGEGITGKVIAEGKPAVVPRISEEPMFLDRTGARGGEEFTFICVPIKIGAEVIGALSVDRPITPDPSPQEDLRLLSIVSSMIAQAVRLRQEAQEEQMRLREENIRLQAQLRDRFRPSNILGNSRRMEQVYDLIRQVSGSDATVLIRGESGTGKELVAQAIHYNSPRAARPFVKVSCGALPETIMESELFGHEKGAFTGAVRQRAGRFELANGGTIFLDEIGDISLSTQVKLLRVIQEREFERVGGTETVRSNVRVIAATNRDLEAMIGAGSFRQDLYYRLNVFPIHLPPLRERRTDIPLLADHFAERYGKANAKKIIRISTPAIDMLMSYHWPGNVRELENCIERAVLLSDDGVIHGHHLPPTLQTAEASGTAAAGPLGEALERIEREMISEALKSARGNMARAARALGLTERIMGLRVSKYGINPRRFKPAAEARATQPGPAGGSPRATGSERKNGPPSGGREKRRRE is encoded by the coding sequence ATGCCCGAATCAACCAAAAAACACGAGGTCCGCCGGGAAGTCGAAGAACTGCTCCTCCTCTTCGAGTTGAGCCAGGTACTCGATCGCACCCTCGACATCCGGGACGCGGTCGAACCGCTGCTCAAGGCGGTCGCGCAGCGGATGGGCCTGCTGCGCGGGACCCTGACCCTGCTCAACCGTCAGAACGGGGAAATCTCGATCGAGGCGGCTTACGGGCTCTCTCCCAGCCAGCGCAAGCGCGGACGCTATCGGATCGGGGAAGGCATCACCGGCAAGGTGATCGCGGAGGGAAAGCCGGCGGTGGTACCCCGCATTTCCGAAGAGCCGATGTTCCTGGACCGCACCGGGGCCCGGGGCGGCGAAGAGTTCACCTTCATCTGCGTCCCCATTAAAATCGGCGCCGAGGTCATCGGCGCCCTGAGCGTCGACCGCCCCATCACCCCCGACCCGTCTCCGCAGGAAGACCTGCGCCTCCTCTCCATCGTCTCCTCCATGATCGCCCAGGCCGTCCGGCTCCGCCAGGAAGCCCAGGAAGAGCAGATGCGCCTGCGGGAAGAGAACATCCGCCTCCAGGCCCAGCTCCGCGACCGCTTCCGCCCCTCCAACATCCTCGGCAACTCCCGGCGGATGGAACAGGTCTACGATCTTATCCGCCAGGTCTCGGGTTCCGACGCCACCGTGCTCATCCGCGGCGAATCGGGAACCGGGAAAGAGCTGGTGGCTCAGGCCATCCACTACAACAGCCCCCGCGCCGCCCGGCCGTTCGTCAAGGTCAGCTGCGGCGCGCTGCCGGAAACGATCATGGAAAGCGAACTCTTCGGCCACGAGAAAGGAGCCTTCACCGGAGCGGTGCGGCAGCGGGCCGGGCGGTTCGAACTGGCGAACGGGGGGACGATATTTCTCGACGAGATCGGGGACATATCCCTTTCCACCCAGGTCAAGCTCCTGCGCGTGATCCAGGAACGGGAGTTCGAGCGGGTGGGGGGAACTGAAACCGTCAGAAGCAACGTCCGGGTGATAGCCGCCACCAACCGCGATCTGGAAGCGATGATCGGGGCCGGAAGCTTCCGCCAGGACCTCTACTACCGACTCAACGTATTCCCCATCCATCTGCCCCCCCTGCGCGAACGGCGCACCGACATCCCGCTACTGGCCGATCATTTCGCCGAGCGCTACGGCAAAGCCAACGCCAAAAAAATCATCAGGATTTCGACTCCGGCCATCGACATGCTCATGAGCTATCATTGGCCCGGAAACGTCCGGGAACTGGAAAACTGCATCGAGCGGGCGGTTCTGCTCTCCGACGACGGAGTCATCCACGGGCACCACCTCCCCCCCACCCTTCAGACCGCCGAAGCCAGCGGGACGGCGGCGGCGGGTCCCCTGGGGGAGGCGTTGGAGCGGATCGAGCGGGAGATGATATCCGAAGCGCTTAAATCCGCGCGGGGGAACATGGCCCGGGCGGCCCGGGCGCTGGGCCTGACCGAGCGGATCATGGGGCTGCGGGTGAGCAAGTACGGGATCAACCCCCGCCGGTTCAAGCCGGCGGCGGAAGCGCGCGCAACGCAACCCGGGCCGGCGGGGGGTTCGCCCCGCGCGACCGGCTCGGAACGGAAAAACGGCCCCCCCAGCGGGGGGCGAGAAAAACGGAGGCGGGAATGA
- a CDS encoding efflux RND transporter permease subunit gives MSHLSEHDEKGGAIAWMVHNPVAANLLMLTLLIGGAISFFSIKQEVFPDFDLDVVTVTVPYPGASPEEIEQGVILSVEEAVRGLEGVKEVSSTAREGSGTVSVELLGGADRQKVYQEIQQEVDRITTFPDEAEEPSVVLVTHRRQVIDLALHGRVSERVLRTLAEQARDRLLQDPEITQVELGGARDYEIGIEVGRSRLREYGLTIPEVAELVRTSALELAGGGIKTQGGEILVRIKDRRDYGREFAELPVIGPGEGGQVRLGEIAEITDGFEDTDRFASYNGEPSILLEVYRVGDQTPVRVADAARRVMESLNAGYPPGVELSVLNDRSEVYRQRASLLLTNGFWGLLLVLGLLGLFLQPRLAFWVMMGIPISFLGAFLLLPRLDVSINMISMFAFIVALGIVVDDAIVVAENIHEYRQRGVEPVRASIVGAREVGSPVVFSVLTNIAAFCPLLFIPGVMGKIWAVIPIVVISVFSISLVESLLVLPAHLSHGKLLETLLAGITRRQRVFSSWFYRVVRSHFSPFLKRVLGHRYLVVAAAVSVLILVLGYVAGKRIRTVPFPRVESDYAVATAVLPYGSPVEATMKIRDRLVAAADKVAGAHGGDTLLKGIYAEIGESYNGVSGGHVVEIRCFLTDPDERPIGTTEFAAYWREAVGPLTGLQTLIFESDRGGPGSGSSLTIELSHTDSGVLDRAGSELAAALEHFPVVSDIDDGFADGKPQLDFSLNPEGVNLGLTAQSVASQVRGAFYGTEALRQQRGRNEVKVMVRLPEDERASEYDLDRLLLRTPSGVEVPLREIAAVKRGRAYTSIERREGRRTVTVSANVNPPSEGERVLREVTEKVLPGLVRKYPGLSWGFEGRQADFEESTSTLWTGFLFAILLIYVLLAIPFRSYTQPLIVMVAIPFGIIGAVVGHIIMGYSLSLMSLMGIVALSGVVVNDALVLIDFINREQAAGVPAFEAIHAAGVRRFRPILLTTLTTFGGLAPMIFETSRQARFMIPMAISLGFGILFSTGITLILVPSLCLIREDAGRLFRRFLPGRSSPSGSP, from the coding sequence GTGAGCCACCTCTCCGAACATGACGAGAAGGGGGGGGCGATCGCCTGGATGGTCCATAACCCCGTCGCCGCCAACCTGCTCATGCTCACGCTTCTCATCGGCGGGGCGATCAGCTTTTTTTCCATAAAACAGGAAGTCTTCCCCGATTTCGATCTGGACGTCGTCACCGTCACCGTCCCCTACCCGGGGGCCAGCCCCGAGGAGATCGAGCAGGGAGTCATTCTCTCCGTGGAGGAAGCGGTTCGGGGGCTGGAAGGGGTGAAGGAAGTCAGTTCCACCGCCCGCGAGGGATCGGGGACGGTGAGCGTGGAGCTGTTGGGCGGAGCGGACCGCCAGAAGGTCTACCAGGAGATCCAGCAGGAAGTCGACCGGATCACCACCTTCCCCGACGAGGCCGAGGAGCCCAGCGTGGTTCTGGTCACCCACCGCCGCCAGGTCATCGACCTGGCCCTCCACGGCCGGGTTTCGGAACGGGTCCTCCGGACCCTGGCCGAACAGGCCCGGGACCGGCTCCTCCAGGATCCCGAGATCACCCAGGTCGAACTGGGGGGCGCCCGCGATTACGAGATCGGCATCGAGGTCGGCCGCAGCCGCCTCCGGGAATACGGCCTGACCATCCCCGAGGTGGCGGAGCTGGTCCGGACTTCCGCCCTGGAACTGGCCGGGGGCGGCATCAAGACCCAAGGAGGGGAGATCCTGGTCCGGATCAAGGACCGCCGCGACTACGGACGGGAGTTCGCCGAACTTCCCGTCATCGGTCCCGGGGAAGGGGGGCAGGTACGGTTGGGCGAGATCGCCGAAATCACCGACGGGTTCGAGGATACCGACCGGTTCGCCTCCTACAACGGGGAACCCAGCATTCTCCTGGAAGTCTACCGGGTCGGCGATCAGACGCCGGTGCGGGTGGCCGACGCCGCGCGCCGGGTGATGGAGTCCCTCAACGCCGGGTATCCGCCCGGGGTCGAACTCAGCGTGCTCAACGACCGCTCCGAGGTGTACCGCCAGCGCGCTTCCCTGCTCCTCACCAACGGGTTCTGGGGGCTGCTTCTGGTCCTGGGCCTCCTCGGGCTTTTTCTCCAGCCGCGCCTGGCTTTCTGGGTGATGATGGGGATCCCCATCTCGTTCCTGGGGGCGTTCCTGCTGCTGCCCCGGCTCGACGTCTCCATCAACATGATCTCGATGTTCGCCTTCATCGTCGCGCTGGGCATCGTGGTCGACGACGCCATCGTGGTGGCGGAGAACATCCACGAGTACCGTCAGCGGGGAGTGGAGCCCGTGCGGGCCTCGATCGTCGGGGCCCGGGAAGTGGGTTCTCCCGTGGTTTTCAGCGTTCTCACCAATATCGCCGCCTTCTGCCCCCTGCTCTTCATCCCCGGGGTGATGGGAAAGATCTGGGCCGTTATCCCCATCGTGGTGATTTCGGTCTTTTCCATATCCCTGGTCGAGAGCCTCCTCGTCCTTCCCGCGCATCTCTCCCACGGCAAGCTCCTGGAGACGCTCCTGGCGGGGATCACCCGTCGGCAGCGGGTATTCAGTTCCTGGTTCTACCGGGTGGTGCGTTCCCATTTCTCCCCCTTCCTCAAGCGGGTCCTGGGGCACCGCTATCTGGTGGTGGCCGCGGCGGTGTCGGTCCTGATCCTGGTTCTGGGTTACGTCGCCGGCAAGCGCATCCGGACCGTTCCCTTCCCCCGGGTGGAGTCGGATTATGCCGTGGCCACGGCGGTCCTTCCCTACGGTTCGCCGGTGGAAGCGACCATGAAGATCAGGGATCGGTTGGTGGCGGCGGCCGATAAAGTGGCCGGGGCCCACGGCGGGGACACGCTGCTCAAGGGGATCTACGCCGAAATCGGGGAATCGTACAACGGGGTTTCGGGCGGCCACGTGGTTGAGATCCGCTGCTTCCTCACCGATCCGGACGAGCGCCCGATCGGGACTACGGAGTTCGCGGCCTACTGGCGGGAAGCGGTGGGCCCTCTCACCGGCCTGCAGACGCTGATCTTCGAGTCCGACCGCGGCGGCCCCGGCTCGGGCTCCTCCCTGACCATCGAGCTTTCCCACACCGACTCCGGGGTGCTCGACCGCGCCGGCAGCGAGCTGGCGGCGGCCCTCGAGCACTTCCCCGTGGTCAGCGACATCGACGACGGTTTCGCCGACGGCAAGCCCCAGCTCGATTTTTCCCTCAACCCCGAGGGGGTGAACCTGGGCCTGACCGCCCAGTCGGTGGCCTCCCAGGTGCGGGGAGCGTTCTACGGGACCGAGGCCCTCCGCCAGCAGCGGGGGCGCAACGAGGTCAAGGTCATGGTCCGGCTCCCCGAGGACGAGCGGGCCTCGGAATACGATCTCGACCGCCTGCTTCTGCGCACCCCTTCCGGGGTCGAAGTCCCTCTTCGTGAAATAGCCGCCGTCAAACGGGGCCGGGCCTATACCTCGATCGAACGCCGGGAAGGGCGCAGAACCGTCACCGTCTCCGCCAACGTCAACCCGCCGTCGGAAGGCGAACGGGTGCTGCGGGAGGTCACGGAGAAGGTTCTTCCGGGGTTGGTCCGCAAGTATCCGGGCCTTTCCTGGGGGTTCGAAGGCCGACAGGCCGATTTCGAGGAGAGCACGTCCACTCTCTGGACCGGGTTCCTCTTTGCCATTCTCCTGATCTACGTCCTGCTCGCCATCCCCTTCCGCAGCTACACCCAGCCGCTGATCGTGATGGTGGCCATCCCCTTCGGCATCATCGGGGCCGTGGTCGGGCACATCATCATGGGCTACAGCCTCAGCCTGATGAGCCTGATGGGGATCGTGGCCCTCTCCGGGGTAGTGGTCAACGACGCTCTGGTCCTGATCGACTTCATCAACCGGGAACAGGCCGCCGGCGTCCCCGCCTTCGAAGCCATTCACGCCGCCGGCGTCCGCCGATTCCGCCCGATCCTGCTCACCACCCTCACGACCTTCGGAGGTCTGGCGCCCATGATCTTCGAGACCTCGCGCCAGGCGCGCTTCATGATCCCGATGGCGATCTCGCTCGGTTTCGGGATCCTCTTCTCCACCGGCATCACCCTGATCCTGGTCCCGTCCCTCTGCCTGATCCGGGAAGACGCCGGCCGCCTTTTCCGCCGGTTTCTGCCGGGACGGAGCTCTCCCTCCGGTTCTCCCTGA